In Haliotis asinina isolate JCU_RB_2024 chromosome 15, JCU_Hal_asi_v2, whole genome shotgun sequence, one DNA window encodes the following:
- the LOC137264825 gene encoding uncharacterized protein: MSLEDVPRSDADASVAAADADVASDIQGASSKKVQECSRKRKLDDLKQELSNKQRKVEASRLELQATIDKKLKELRQGMMVLKQEVIERERSERASFKVTMDTQSGRRKVWRRKQDNSSKQKTSARPRPLKRLPEKSHPPGSTEAASQ; the protein is encoded by the exons ATGAGTCTGGAGGATGTCCCCAGATCTGATGCTGATGCttctgttgctgctgctgatgctgatgtAGCTTCAGATATTCAGGGGGCTTCTTCAAAGAAA GTACAGGAGTGTTCTCGCAAGAGGAAGCTGGATGACCTGAAGCAGGAACTGAGCAACAAGCAGCGCAAGGTGGAAGCTTCCCGTCTAGAGCTCCAGGCCACCATTGACAAGAAGCTGAAGGAGCTGAGGCAGGGCATGATGGTGCTGAAACAGGAAGTGATTGAGAGGGAGAGGAGTGAGAGGGCATCCTTCAAGGTTACCATGGATACACAGAGTGGCCGACGCAAGGTGTGGAGGAGAAAGCAAGACAATTCCTCAAAACAGAAAACGTCTGCCCGGCCACGCCCACTAAAGAGACTGCCTGAAAAGTCCCATCCTCCAGGGAGCACAGAGGCAGCCTCACAGTGA